The following nucleotide sequence is from Lytechinus pictus isolate F3 Inbred chromosome 10, Lp3.0, whole genome shotgun sequence.
AAACGCCCTTACGCATGCTGCTACAGGGGCAATTTGAACACATCATGACATGCGATGCGCCAAAATGTGGTGTTAATAAAGGGCATTCTTGCGCCAACACGATGGGCTGATCCCTCAAATGGTTCTTCAGTTATCAAGAGAATGAGATATTTTCAGGTATAACCATTGTGAGATATGACCTCCTGACCAAAAGACTAATCAGTCCATTGTCACtcctacagtgtacatgtacatcataaaatgataataagaatGAGAACAAAATAGACAAACAGAAAACATAGTGTacattatcccccccccccctactaccTAAAGGTGGGCAAAAGATAATTAAAAAGAGAATGGAGTTGGGAGAATAAAGAAGTAAAAAGATGCACACTTTTATAGACCCTGCTCTCATCTACTTTCTAATAAACCAGTATTTAGGAAACCAGTCTTCGCTAGCATCTTCATCAACATCTGAACTGGTTCCCAGAACCACTCCCCTAGCCTACACATGTTTCGCATGAAATTTGATACCGTAGACTAGGCATTCAACACACAGAGTGTACCAGGTTGCGCGCCCAACAGTCTTTTGCATCCGTGCGAAGATCGCTTGTCCGataacggttgtgtcctcacctaCAGTTTAACCAGTATAACAAGGCAAAGTGGTCTTGAAACCACATCATGAGGTGGTTTTTCTAACCTGGTTTGGGAGACCACTTTAATTAataagatcgcttccaagactgcTTCAAGTGTAGTCACTACATATGTAAagctagtttccactaaactaattttaggaaaaacTATAGATGAGAATGGGGTTTTACATGTAGATTCTCGGGAATACTTTATTGATTTCCCGGAAATgcatcaactacatgtacaatgtatacatgtaattatggaaaacaatTAGTATCGGATGACTTCACAAACATATTATAGATTCTTATATAATTGTGTTTATAAAACTCATACAAAGATTCTtgtaatttgattggctgaaagccattcaatatttgatccattttgtgctgcatgcaaattttattttccatcgCACGGCGAccgtgcattttttatttttccattgcacggttgAGCTTCCTCCTCTAGTGTGTACCACTAAGCATGTGTGTACTTACATTTTgtatacatgtgtgtgtgtgtttgcgcgCATCGAAGTATTAAAGCACATCAACAAGGCTGACTGTGCGCACTCAGATTCATGAATCAAAGTGCGtcacaaaagaacaaaaacaattaaCTGCATTCATACAccgggaaaacaaaaatattttcagaggAAATGAATTTTAAGACAAAGGCAAAATATGTATTAACTCCATCtgcttttgttgattttttttctctctattgtCAAATCATAAAATCTAGAAAATGTTTTATAGCAATGTTAGCAAAACTGGAAATTATCGAACATACAATACAGTAAATTGAATGTAGgcctgtatgtacatgtatattaaacatcataacaaatattgcAGCCTacataaagtatatttttacagAACTTTCAGCAATTCATAATGAAAGAGTATCAAAATCAAGCTGCATACACTACTCCTGTATATTAaataaacattataaaaaagtacaatagaTGCTAAGAAAACAGTATTAGTACAGGTTATTTGAGCTGCAATCATCTATTATTAAGAGTAGAATGTAGAATTTTTTTGTAAAGGGCTCAATCGCATTTGAGGCTCATGCTCTGAttttttaggaagaattttttttttttataaatatttcccAAAAgcaaaaagtttgtgaaaattgataaatgTCCTCTTCCAACTTAGACAGACTGTACCAAGTTACAAAAATACAGTCTAATACAGAAGAATCGTGCTCTTTGAACAAAAAAGTTGAACCTTGGTAAAAGTTACAtctttaaaaattttaatttttcataataGTTAAACCCTTATAGTCATAGGGAATTTTAAGTATTGTCGTTCccgcggggaggggggggggtggtggcgTGCCATAATACctgcctccaccccccccccccaaaaaaaaatacatatgtaaccagccaccccaaaaccaacgaGCTGTTTGAGATTTTATTGagcttggaaaaaaaacatcttaagctttaaaatgatctgcaatataactaaataaaataGTGTCAAGAAAATACTATTTTCAActttaaattttgtataaagTACGAGGAAGAATGGCTCTTTCAAATCTATAAgctaattttaaaatgtttgctttttgaagacaaaaattacaattttggctATTTTCAACAGAGAATCTTCCTTGGCGACTTTTATCAGTTTTGGGGTGGCTGATCATATAaaggattaaaataatgaaaatgattcaTTTGCTTACCTATGTATGATTCCCATACTGTGAAGGTATTCAAGAGCTAATATGATTTCTGAAGTGTAGAACCTAGATGAACTCTCGTCAAACGAACCAAGTTTCTTGATGTACGGTAAGAGCTCGCCACGTTTCGCTAAACTCAGACCAAAGTCTAAGAGTGCATCGttcaggaaaaaaatgtatgtttttgagtatgtacatgtactgtactcCACATAATTACATCTCATTAATTTCTATGACATCTCGAAATGTAAAGGCCCGGTCCTACTGCACTTATGGATGCAAAAtgtaaaatggaaaagaatcgtgccatccgttggaaaacttTATGTATCCGTGTTTCATacactctacatgtatatccatcgagcatccgtccactgtgatttcattgttcgcccattttgttctttgtctggagcggatgaaaatgAATGGAACCACCCTGAAATGTTGCTTGTCCACTGTATCCATTATGAATACGTTGTGTccatcggccagtgggaccaggccttcaccaattactgggggggggggggctgattcagcccccctcaacatttttcgtGATAAATCTGCCGACGAAATTTTTCGACCGcgtcgctcactgactttttacattcaagtcttgcacaacttttgagaccaaatttgcaacccccgggtacgcggttccgaaattacgcaacatttcgaaagtgcatgcagacccaaaattgcacaaaaacgtgaatttgtgtacaaatccaatgcaaagagtgtttttagccaaaattcatttatgtatcattatttttccttttactgattgaaatcaattaattccatcttatttatggtcaaaataatagcaataaaaaacagaaagtaaaaaaccaaaaaatacataagatattattaaagaaaacaataaaatacataagaaaataaatgtgattttgaaattttttcaaagtacatttgatcagaatcaaATAAAGTGTCTGTGTACCAAAaacattttaggggcattatttataataattagagcaaacttttgatttacgcataaattagcataattaattatcaatgagattttttgcagaatttgatcttgtagttttgtagattatgccatgggtaacgcgcgtgccaattttcgtcacgatcgcgcgatcgacggctgagatcataaggggggctgaatcagcggcccccctccccctcagtcttcttaggcatggaaatagcccagtctatagGGTTAAAGGAAAATCATGATCATGGTTAACCAGAAAATTACCCaatcaaccccccccaaaaaaaaaacccaagaaaaaaagggtttttatACTTCTTGGGATTATTCTTACACTTTTATAGCATTCAGTTCAATAATGATAGAAATATTAGGACGataataatcaataaataataaaaaatgatgatatcaTTGATGATAACAATGGTCATTACTTTACATGGCGAGTGAGCAGTACAACTTTGGCTCTatatttttacatcaaattaaaaggCATCTCAGCAGACacttttttttcgggggggggggggcttctttCCAAAACTGATTGCGTAAATTTGAAACAtttgataagctttaacattgcagtgaatgggggAAATTTGGGGGTCCTTTTTTTCCAGGGCCATGGGCCCCAGTCTatttcccctccccccccctgcATCTcagtaaacattaaaaaacaattcAACATTTTGGAAATTATGAAAAAGCAACCATGTAATATACCATCATGTTTTATCATATATGTTTGCGATTACTGTACACATGTACTTTTAATACAACATGTAATTTCTAACGCTGATGCATGACaaagataatgaacaaatatCAATCTTTACCCTTGCAGTACATTTTCCCGATAAGAGATCTACAGTATTATTGTTTTTCACCATGGGTGTAATATGAGTATCATACTAGTTGTAAATACCCTCATAAATTTTGCTCAGCATATTCTATTCCTAGAAATTTAATGCATTTGGGGTTTACTTATTTCACGCATTAGCATGTGTAAAGAGTGTATTATTCCTTTTTAATATTGCAGTGCAAAATGTCAAAAACATTGGTCCTTTAATACTGtagatgtaaaaaaataatttatgaataGTGATTCACCAGAACTATAAacaaaagctacatgtacatgtaccagcaaATGAGAAATGTGCTCAAAACACATCCTGACACCTAATTGTATCTATTATCTCTGTATTTGTATCTTAGACCAATTTATCATTCTTAATTGTTTTTCAGATTTACAATGTATCCATATCAATCTTCTTTTCCAACATtcattgatgtatattttggtTTGGTATGTAattcaaagattaaaaaaatcacctaaATGAAATCACAATCTTATACATTCATACAAGTATGTTATTCACAAACTATGTTTTACCAATTGTTTATGGATGGTGGGTATTTCATAACGCTGTTCGTAATTGTAATAAAAAGTATGCCAAAGGATTTTGGTAGAAATTGTGTAAATTCTGAGAAATTAGCAATATAAGCATGATATTCCAACCAGATGTTGGGTCTTTTCCCCAGCAATTATGATACACTGTCCCAtgtgtgcttatctgtgttggcgcTCTTTGGcgtgatcgtttttcagcttaaatttcatgatttcgCAATGTCCTGTACCGGATCTAgatcgatgatgatgacgatataATGTACATGCAGTGACAATTAATCTTGGTTTACTGCGAATACACCCATGTATCTTCAAAGAGAtattaaatgaatatttaacatgagttaaattatcataatttgatattaaaatgaattgaattgattgaatCGCATGCAATATATGATATTCAAAGGATACACAGCTTATCATTATCTTGGAAGGTAAAGTATAGTTTGACAAAGAATGGATGATCTAGTCTGCTCAGGACTTCCTTCTCCTGTAAAACATACTTCTGCTTCCCCTCCCGTAAAATATGCTTCTTTTCAAGTACtttgactgaaaaaaaaagaagagaaaaagacaCAGAGGGTTTAATCACTTTCTATTCATTTGTACTTTTCATGTTCATGCATACCAAAGTAAGCCAAGTTTAAtggcaaaataaaaatgaataaaaacacaataccaatggacctacatgtactgtatgtacatgCTACATGTACCTCTACAAAAATAAACTGATCTAAAAATTACTTTTCTAATGGTCAGTAAACAGTTTTAACTAGgcctcaaattttcttttttgacAAACTGTGTACATACAGTACAATACATTTATCATACGGATGAGGAAAATTATGAGGAAACTGTGTAATAGCCTTATCATTATTGGAGAAGTGACTGATAATCAACTCAATTACGGCTGGGACTAAAACCTGGGTATCCGGAGCCCGCCAGGAGGCCTCGGGTACCCcaatagaaaaatcaatacccgataCCCTAAAATTGCTTACCAGTATAatgtaattatttgatttgtattgcgtagtgtaagacatgattgtaCTCATCAGAAAAGCAGTTAAGTCTCATTTTGAATCTCACCAATTACCCATGAAATATCCATAAATCTACAAATTTTTAGTGATGATGTGACTGAGATCATTCAATCGTCGtcatgtttcttttgcagctTGAGCATATGAAGCACCAGCCAATCACGTTCGTGTTACCATTTACAGTTCAACATAAACCGAAAATGGTAACACGATTGTGATTGGCTGGCTCATTTGACGCTCCACGATGCAATATCGACGCTACTTtgtaagattttgacggaaaagcaagaagtaatcaaaatttgcttaTGTACCTGTGTGATATCAATGAGAAAACAGATCCTCCCAGAATACCTCTCATAATTCAtacatacctgccaacctttgataataaaaaatcagtatcgATACTACGAGGGCACCGAGTGGGTGTCCGGCCCGTTTTAACGGTAGGCCTAGGGGCTCTTTGCATTTTTAGCATGTAAGAGTAGCGCATTTCCCTacactttttaaagcaaatatacCCTCATAATCTACCTTTATGTAATTTAATATCATTTGTCAATTAAAAGAAGGTCtttaaatatcacttttgtgacaaaaaaaCAACCAGTTTCATGcaggtgtgatttgttttcatttaaatctatGAATTTTTCTAGTTCACCAGAGCTctcaaaaactttaattttgaatatatttttgagagccctctattggtggaaagtgagattgatgcagatcttcatctccacagattctctttttaatattagaaaaaattaatttcaataattcaattGAGTTATGGGCCAAGGCATAGGcctatttttatgatgaatttagaTCTAAGTTGGGCCTAACTTACTGTATGAAAAACTGACGtgccaaaaaatcaaacatttatccAGCCTAtatcaagagaaaataagccaaacattgacaatcatattcatgttatttcaccGCACAGGGGTTACTGACTGAGGAAAAAACCTAAATTGGATAAGTGCTTGTTGGTATAAgagagcagattttcagccatgacaAAAACGGAGCCGAAACTAAACGGCTGCATGCGCCCGACCCGCACTGCGCACTTGCGGTGCGCCGGTGAGCTAAGACGGGGAGGCTGAGGCACAGCAACTCGGCGGGCGCCCAGAGCTTAGGCAAGCGAAGcaagtatacccagttgttgtgtgtccggacaggttgtgtgtccgaaCGATCAATTTTAGGAAGTCATTTGAAGAAATTTACaggcgaagtttcatcaatttttagtacaaaatgtaggaaatattatagagaacaaaatagaagatgattacaactattgaattcaaatttttagggtaatccaaagacaaaaaagaaggcttcaaaaatgtaaagtgtccggacacccgacccccccatCCTACTAGATTTGGCGTTCGGCTCCGAAGGCTCAACTTGAGATCGAAATTTGATAATCTCCTTTCTTCctcaaaaatttgacaactattcaaaaaataaagtacagatcaatgttaaaattgcgttgggatagatctaacttagagTAGCGTCGGTGCGCGGCTGGCGCGGGGGTATGGTGTGCAGCCGTTCGGCAGCTGCAgcatatgcaggcagcgcagcGCAGAAGCTCAGCAATATACCACTGAAATCACCAAACACACTAGACATACACTGCACATTCATTAACTCACTCCCACACTACAAAATCTTCCGGCGACATGGGCAAAACCTCAAATAAAGGGTGAAATTTTCTTACCTAAATCACCATATTTCGCATCAAAAATATCACCACCGGTAATTTTTAACATCGTAGTTAGGAAACGAGGGGtctaaaaaagtgtatttttcacGGTTTTTCCGATGTTCGTGGATTATGAAAACATGTCCTCACTAAAAAGTGGCACTTTCGCGAGCCgatgtcagccgccatttttttCTGGAAGTCAACGCTAAGTGCGGCCGTAGCGTGTACGCTCGTTATTTTCACATGCATTTGCAATAACTGCGCACTTAGCAGTGTTTGCGCGCCGTTTAATGTCGCTCTCTGTGCAAAACTAGCGCATTTGCGTAGCCGTGCGCTCCAGTCgtttatgcgttagtcgcatcttGATATGAGCCGtgcatgcgttagtcgcatcatacagccgtttcaataatttcaacactatattgattgacccaaaaatcggaattttggttttaaaattcggaattcggaatggaggtataaaaatcggtataattccgccaaaatcggaatggttggcaggtatgttCATATATTGGAAAGTGGAACTCaaggtcgattttggtatgaGGTGATTGAGTATTGCACACTTGTTTTGatggaatactgcgtggggcacTGGGAGGCTTGCACTGTGCAtgctttatattttcattcataaattggcttgcggcagtggctggatgacgtcacctatGCCACTGTGTTTTGGGGTTGTTCCACGCGACATGATTTTCGGGTACCCGCCCGAAAATTACCGCGGGTACCCAAAGACAAAAATACTCCAAATTCCCGGGCCTAAAATCATTAATGAGATGGATTCAAGCACATATTGACTTACTTGCATACTGGTTGCCAGATGATATTTCTGTAGCCAACACAACCTGGTGAAACAAAGGAAAAGTAAAATATCACTGACTGAaagtgatggggggggggggggtgttgcatGAATCAAATGttctctgagccaatcagatgcaagtattCCGGTAGCTGATAACAATATTCGGtggaaaatcactgactattcATCtcgtgaaatgctcccctggacGTTGAGATAAAGACATTTACAATAAGTGAAAAATTATCGCAACTAACAACCTACGTGTAAGGTGCCTTAACAAAAGTTGCAGCTGGGTCTTTCCTGTGCAGAAGTCTTACTTCAGCATTTTAGCAAGCGTCTTTTCGTCATAAATACTGACATCATATTTACTGTAGACAAAACAATAGGGAATGCGGGGAAAGCCACTGCAAAAGACTAATGCTGAAATTTTTGCTAGCAGATTTTCAACGGAAATATGGGTGAAAAGCAAAATCGGTAAAAAGTGGAAAATGCCcttctttttaaatatgtaaaagaaaattgtgtACATATCTGTTaccattgaaaaaataaccttATTCTGACCacatttataattcaaatgttaaattattgaaaaaaaaatcatacattaaAGGTACCATAGCAAGAGTCTGAGAAACGTCTTCCTGTGAGAATCCCATGCAGTGCATTTTCCTCGCATATCCTGTCATTTTATAGACAAGACAATTGGCAATGTAAAGAAAGTCGCTGTAAAAGGAGCTGAGTAACGTTCCTGGTTAATAAAGACTCTGCATAAATtgcttaaaggaaaccaaaacccaagaagagaagcaatcttattggaaagagtaaaatgggAGGAACAACTTAgcaaaagtttcatcaaaattgattatgaaataagcaagttatggatatttaaaaagtcttgttgtactttctatggggatcctcaaattggcaaacgtgcttcaaaatggctgattttgtggacaactctccatttgttttgtacacaaattttcagattttcctcattatctttcaaattgcatcttgcctccttctgagcacaacatatgtcatgggaaaatataattcacaccacatatgtcaaagtcaggaggagataatgtgaaatatgtaaaataattaaaggggaaagtctaaaaatttgtgtacaaaacaataGAGAtcgagttgtccacaaaatcagccaatTTGAAGCATGTTTGTCAATTTGAGGATTCCCATAAAAAGTACAagaagactttttaaacgtctataacttgcttatttcataaccaattttgatgaaactttcgttaaattgttcctctcattttactctttccaataagattgcttctcttcttgggtcttggtttcctttaagtttATTGGATATAAAAATGTCACTATAAATATATAGCTTACCTCTGAATACGATCCCTCCCCCAAGATACGGCCGAATCTGAAGTCTGCTCTCCTCTTTTTCAGCATTGAACTCGAGGATGGGGAGGGGGACTGACCGGTGGGCTGGGGACTGGTTGGAAAGGGGTTCTTGCTGGCCTTACTACCGCTGCCCTTCCCACCACCAGGAACGGGTTGTGAGTCTGTGCTCTTGAGTTTCGACATGGCCTCTTGGTGACATGACAGATTCATGGGTGAATGGATGATTGGCTTGCACTCTGGCTGTATCCACGAGGGGACAGAGAGGAAAAATAAAACAGCAAcaaaattattgtaaatttCACTGGCTGTTTATTTCCATCAGAGGAAGTGCGTAAATGTACCGGTACATATCATAGGAAGacaattatgttttatttgacaAACAATTCAGTGATGTACACAAAATCTCAAGGTAGAGAATGTCATTACCGATGGGAGATGTTTATCCTCTATTAAAGGCGAACGGTTTACTTGTgtatcaagtacatgtatctatatATACATTAAAAGAATTATCTATCAAAGTattaatgaattgaatttactGTAAACAACATTGGCATCTGCCAATATtctgttcaaaacaaaatacaaagaaatttggGGATCATTGGAGGAAAAGCAAAACAACACAAGGTCAAACAAGGTATAACAAATTAGTATGATACTGACATTCATAAAGTATCAATAACTGTTCTTATCATtactctttatattttttattaaatgtaTTCTTCTTTATTGGATTATACATAgggcctacatacatgtacatgtaatatagaTCAGCAGCACAAGCTAAAATCGTCAATTTACAGTACTGGGATTCATGAACTACACACGTGCAAAgggtacatgtactgtatgtgtcCATGACCATGTACATCTACATATATGTATGAGTATTTCCATCTATAAAATGTAAGAGTAAGGAAAACCACAATGTCAAGTACGGTCTTAAAGATTCTCCAAAATCACATAAAAAGAATCTTAAgtgaatgaaaattattcatcagACATAGATCCCACAAAAtggtgaaagttcattgaccacaGATGACCTGTAACCTtgatatgattcagtcaagttggtccttattgtcaaatccataaaaaattgaatattgtataattcaaacaataaaaaacaaaataaaaagtgattgagggacatcatcgactatctcatttgagttgtgcatacatgtacatgtgtatcactgttttgtgaaaaataagcaaaactttagagtgtcataactttctttttttcagtgttttgctagtttgatttttctctatttattcaaatcaacatttttctggggtggacttgacctttaatgggatatacatgtactgtactgcACATAGGCCAACAAGTTATTTGTGCAACATTtggtatattaaaaataatacaatgcTCTTgtaaacacatacatgtacatgtattttctattatgaaaattgaatatccATCGATGTTTCTCACtttcttttgtgaaattaaaacaattacCTTAAGTTGGTCTTTGTCTCAGGaagctacataactttttagaagcacttgcccagtcgggcaagtaaatttttaaacagttcaaatatacttgcccaaaaatctatttcactagcctgaaaaaaatcattgaaaaaaaaatctaccttgttattgccataaccaaaattagggtcaatatcatatcatatcgaccttgattttggtcattctactgtgagaattttgcttgcccaattggggcaagtagttttggtctttacttcaaaacactctAACTTTTACATGCCCCGGGCAATCTAGCAAGTActttatgtagcaccctggtcATATTTTGTCCATAATAACATATCATTATCAATCACATTTTATTGAGTGCAGAATTGAAAACATAACCTTGGTCctttacacaaaatattgcagttttatacatgtacatgtacaagagaaaatgcaatgtgaaaagcactAGAAATATGTCTTTTGGTTGACTATGACAGTGATATaccagtacatacatgtacatttagcttgtgtttgtgtgtgtcttTTATGgattaagtacatgtacatgtgtcatATATGATggaaatgataagaaatttattttgcaaaaaatgtttgttttcctcATTTTAGAAATGACATTCAATAAactgtattttcatatttctttaaaggacaagtccaccccaacaaaaaaaatatttgaataaaaagagaaaaataacactgaaaattttgaatcggatgtaaaataagaaagttatgacatattaagtttcgcttaatttcacaaaacagttatgcataacctggttggtatgcaaatgaggagactggtgacatcatccactcactatttattttgtttaaatgatatatgaaatattctaattttctcctcattgtcaagtgaaacagtgattaactCCTCCCTATACATaaggaattagcattgtttgatactatatggttcagtcatgtcggtccctatggtcaaatctgttaaaaatgaaatattgtataattcaaacaataaaaaacaaaagaaatagtgagtgatggacatcatcaactgactcatttgcctgtcactgagttgtgcatatcactgttttgtgaaaaataagcggaactttaaaatgccataactttcttattttacatccgattttgatgaaattttcagtgttatgctagttatat
It contains:
- the LOC135155830 gene encoding 3-phosphoinositide-dependent protein kinase 1-like, with the translated sequence MASVNSAEYPECKPIIHSPMNLSCHQEAMSKLKSTDSQPVPGGGKGSGSKASKNPFPTSPQPTGQSPSPSSSSMLKKRRADFRFGRILGEGSYSEVVLATEISSGNQYAIKVLEKKHILREGKQKYVLQEKEVLSRLDHPFFVKLYFTFQDNDKLYFGLSLAKRGELLPYIKKLGSFDESSSRFYTSEIILALEYLHSMGIIHR